Proteins co-encoded in one Halococcoides cellulosivorans genomic window:
- a CDS encoding PadR family transcriptional regulator has protein sequence MYDLTGFQRDLLYTIAGKDEPHGLAIKDELEGYYEKEIHHGRLYPNLDTLVDKGLVEKGQRDRRTNYYSLTRRGTREIEARREWEDQYVDL, from the coding sequence ATGTACGACCTGACAGGATTTCAGCGCGACCTGCTGTACACGATCGCAGGCAAAGACGAACCGCACGGACTGGCGATCAAAGACGAACTCGAAGGCTACTACGAGAAGGAGATCCACCACGGACGGCTCTATCCCAACCTCGACACACTCGTGGACAAAGGGCTGGTCGAGAAAGGCCAGCGCGACCGACGAACCAACTACTACAGTCTGACCCGGCGTGGCACCCGCGAAATCGAGGCCCGCCGCGAGTGGGAAGACCAGTACGTCGACCTCTGA
- a CDS encoding COG1361 S-layer family protein, with the protein MRRLTQVSLAVLSVVFLVGVASAASVIGSPSLVATIDDRSVAPGADTAINVSLTNQGEVDTAPTSASSLAQRVTTARAVRVQLNSADAPLTVHTDRRTLGSLPEGQSAPLPFFVSVDDDAEPGTYEMNVRVWYRYTEEISLDTGNYHETDRFRSLDVKIRVEEEPRFRIENVTGTVPEGSTDDVTVAITNTGGTAASDASLSLQSSGDLTLGRSAQTTRHVGAWPAGETREFNVTMGASPDTSGTASVTARVSYEDIDGIPGQSDRLSIPVDVTPDRRFSIENVTSSLEVGAEGTISGEVRNTGDRRVQNVQLALPIESATVTPVDATAAVGDLAPGERADFEFRVSVSEDGSAGPRQFTIQPSYRTVAGNQRAGQSAVVRVPIEDSVDRFAVETSDATVEEGDSTRVTLSVTNTGSDPVRRVSAQLFADSPISTTDKRAYVDTLAPGDTEELTFGIAAEGALPKAYPLSVDFEYENSDGDTELSDTYSVAVQVTEPAENGAPIFALIAVVGLLGAVLAGLYLWRR; encoded by the coding sequence ATGCGCCGTCTCACGCAGGTCTCGCTGGCCGTTCTCTCAGTCGTGTTCCTCGTCGGCGTCGCGAGCGCCGCCTCGGTGATCGGGAGTCCCTCGCTCGTGGCGACGATCGACGACCGCTCGGTCGCGCCCGGCGCAGACACCGCGATCAACGTCAGCCTGACCAACCAGGGAGAGGTCGACACCGCACCGACCTCTGCGAGTTCGCTCGCCCAGCGCGTGACCACCGCGCGGGCCGTCCGGGTCCAGTTGAACTCCGCGGACGCACCGCTCACCGTCCACACCGACCGGCGGACGCTGGGATCGCTCCCCGAGGGCCAATCCGCCCCGCTGCCCTTTTTCGTCTCGGTCGACGACGACGCCGAGCCAGGCACCTACGAGATGAACGTCCGCGTCTGGTACCGCTACACCGAGGAAATCTCGCTCGACACTGGAAACTACCACGAGACCGACCGGTTCCGGTCACTAGACGTGAAAATCCGGGTCGAGGAGGAGCCACGATTCCGGATCGAGAACGTCACTGGGACGGTCCCCGAAGGCTCGACGGACGACGTCACGGTCGCGATCACGAACACGGGCGGGACCGCCGCCTCGGACGCCTCGCTATCGTTGCAGTCGAGTGGCGATTTGACCCTCGGTCGGTCCGCCCAGACGACCCGTCACGTCGGGGCCTGGCCGGCGGGTGAGACCCGCGAATTCAACGTGACCATGGGAGCCAGTCCGGACACCTCGGGCACCGCTTCGGTGACCGCCCGTGTCAGCTACGAGGATATCGACGGCATCCCCGGCCAGTCCGACCGGCTCTCGATCCCGGTCGACGTGACGCCCGATCGGCGGTTCTCGATCGAGAACGTCACGAGCAGTCTCGAAGTCGGCGCAGAGGGGACGATCAGCGGCGAGGTCAGAAACACCGGCGATCGGCGCGTCCAGAACGTCCAACTGGCCCTCCCGATCGAGTCGGCCACGGTGACGCCCGTCGACGCGACCGCGGCGGTGGGCGATCTGGCACCCGGTGAGCGCGCCGACTTCGAGTTCCGTGTATCGGTGAGCGAGGACGGATCGGCCGGGCCCCGGCAGTTCACGATCCAGCCCAGCTATCGCACCGTCGCGGGCAACCAGCGCGCCGGACAGTCCGCCGTCGTGCGCGTCCCCATCGAGGACAGCGTCGATCGGTTCGCCGTCGAGACGAGCGACGCGACCGTCGAAGAAGGCGACTCGACGCGCGTCACGCTCAGCGTGACGAACACCGGCTCCGACCCCGTGCGTCGGGTCTCCGCACAGCTGTTTGCCGACAGCCCGATCTCGACGACCGACAAGCGCGCCTACGTCGACACGCTCGCTCCGGGCGACACCGAGGAGTTGACCTTCGGCATCGCCGCCGAGGGCGCGCTCCCGAAGGCGTACCCACTGTCGGTCGACTTCGAGTACGAGAACAGTGACGGCGACACCGAACTCTCCGATACTTACTCGGTGGCGGTCCAGGTGACCGAACCGGCGGAGAACGGCGCACCGATTTTCGCACTCATCGCCGTCGTCGGCCTTCTCGGTGCCGTCCTCGCCGGCCTCTATCTCTGGCGGCGCTAG
- a CDS encoding zinc ribbon domain-containing protein: MDCPYCGATLDAAAGFCTRCGEPDRTADEHDRGWLHPVSRQYCTGIAHGARSVDPDDAPTDQFQGDLRAALADLAALDGLGDQRDRLAPIDPAGALAAARDADRADDLDPEIRGLLVALDWLSEIDGPTADDLLAQSRRLSE; this comes from the coding sequence ATGGACTGTCCGTACTGTGGGGCCACGCTCGACGCCGCGGCCGGCTTCTGCACCCGGTGTGGGGAGCCCGATCGCACCGCCGACGAGCACGACCGTGGCTGGCTCCACCCGGTCAGCCGGCAGTACTGTACCGGGATCGCTCACGGCGCGCGCAGTGTCGATCCCGACGACGCGCCGACCGACCAGTTTCAGGGCGATCTCCGCGCTGCGCTCGCCGACCTGGCCGCGCTCGACGGGCTTGGCGATCAGCGCGACCGCCTCGCACCGATCGATCCCGCGGGCGCGCTGGCCGCCGCGCGCGATGCCGATCGGGCCGACGATCTCGATCCCGAGATTCGGGGGCTGCTCGTCGCGCTCGACTGGCTCTCCGAGATCGACGGGCCGACCGCCGACGACCTCCTGGCTCAGTCCCGCCGACTCTCGGAGTGA
- a CDS encoding DUF429 domain-containing protein: protein MVRDWTHVGVDRDGDTWLAVGITADRIEAYPYDSIDDLWDDHADAERIVVDVPIGLVGDLAADDPAGSIVDGDLERECDGRAREVVDSRSASVFTPPARPTVRAAAETDAGHATLSRLNELATGKGLSIQAASIADVIGEVDELLRDTADPSVLIEGHPEVAFRAFDEGPLDHSKHTAPGVAERLDRLGTVRDEVPWRRLARELAAEGHDAGLDDLLDALALAIVACAPDDEFHRLPSRDASAESTDDLPRDDRGLPMAIAYRRAEPFDLAQ, encoded by the coding sequence ATGGTTCGCGATTGGACGCACGTCGGGGTGGACCGAGACGGCGACACGTGGCTTGCGGTGGGGATCACCGCCGACCGCATCGAGGCCTATCCGTACGACTCGATCGACGACCTGTGGGACGACCATGCGGATGCCGAGCGGATCGTCGTCGACGTGCCGATCGGACTGGTCGGCGATCTGGCAGCCGACGATCCGGCGGGGTCGATCGTGGACGGCGATCTGGAACGGGAGTGCGACGGCCGCGCCCGCGAGGTCGTCGACTCACGATCGGCGTCGGTGTTCACGCCACCTGCGCGACCGACCGTTCGGGCGGCCGCCGAGACTGACGCTGGTCATGCCACGCTCTCCCGACTCAATGAACTGGCGACCGGCAAGGGCCTCTCGATCCAGGCGGCATCGATCGCTGACGTGATCGGGGAGGTCGACGAGTTGCTTCGCGACACGGCCGATCCATCGGTGCTGATCGAGGGCCACCCAGAGGTCGCCTTTCGCGCGTTCGACGAGGGCCCACTCGACCACTCGAAACACACCGCGCCGGGCGTCGCCGAGCGTCTCGACCGCCTCGGGACCGTCCGCGACGAGGTGCCCTGGCGGCGTCTCGCACGCGAGTTGGCGGCCGAGGGCCACGACGCCGGACTGGACGACCTGCTCGACGCGCTCGCGCTGGCGATCGTCGCGTGCGCGCCCGACGACGAATTTCACCGACTGCCATCGCGCGATGCGTCCGCTGAATCGACGGATGACCTGCCGCGCGACGACCGCGGCCTCCCGATGGCGATCGCGTACCGGCGGGCCGAACCGTTCGATCTGGCGCAGTGA
- a CDS encoding glycoside hydrolase family 3 N-terminal domain-containing protein, whose product MNDLPPYRESSRPIDDRVADLRDRMTTREKVGQLVGTYVGTMWTHKGPDDVADEIREYGVGSAVPFGVSAADTADPLAAAELANELQEVAIEETRLGIPLVIPVDATHGHAYVLESTVLPHGLGMGATRRPALARAGASVTASECRATGASVAYSPTADIAADQRWGRAFETFGETATLAGAFARAKVEGLQGGRVDEDDSHQEGLTKGVAACVKHFPAYGQPVGGEDAAPVDVSETTLRERFLPPFEDVMAAAPAVMMPCYNAVGVEPAHSSTWMLEDLLRGELGFDGAVFSDWGAIRMLDEDHHVARDHREATYLARQAGVDSASVDGPTHAESLLDLLEAGELSEQRLDRQVERILALKFELGLFEDPYVEADRVRDQLFTDEHRATALEAARDSMTLLDNDGVLPLDASDDVLVTGPNADSLVGQCGGWTWPDEDGLAGTTVREGLDDALDGDLVYEPGADYTAERDLEAVETAARDADAAVAVVGEGWYIHEFGGDGSGDAEAWPRRDDLSLPPAQRRLLDTLFETPTPTAVVLVSGRPLAVTEAAERADAVLMAYYPGSTGGTAVAETLLGDVNPGGALPVSVPRSASRVPERIEDRPHPTPIGSEHHLDSYDPLYPFGHGESYTDFEVGAPEAPATVRPGERVTVEVPVENVGDRAGERVVDVFVRDRVSSVVTPRHEHVGFDRVAVDPGETETATVEFAASELSVQDGRERRIEPGAFEVIVGEESATIELESDY is encoded by the coding sequence ATGAACGATCTTCCACCCTACCGAGAGTCGTCCCGACCGATCGACGATCGCGTCGCCGACCTCCGCGACCGAATGACCACGCGCGAGAAGGTCGGCCAGCTCGTCGGCACGTACGTCGGCACGATGTGGACCCACAAGGGCCCCGACGACGTGGCCGACGAAATCCGGGAGTACGGCGTCGGCTCCGCCGTCCCGTTCGGCGTGTCGGCCGCCGACACGGCCGATCCACTCGCGGCCGCCGAACTCGCGAACGAGCTTCAGGAGGTCGCGATCGAGGAGACGCGCCTCGGAATCCCCCTCGTGATCCCCGTCGACGCCACCCACGGCCACGCATACGTCCTCGAATCGACCGTCCTGCCCCACGGCCTCGGCATGGGCGCGACTCGCCGGCCCGCGTTGGCGCGAGCGGGCGCGAGCGTGACCGCCAGCGAGTGTCGCGCGACCGGTGCATCGGTCGCCTACAGCCCGACCGCCGACATCGCCGCGGACCAGCGCTGGGGGCGCGCATTCGAGACGTTCGGCGAGACGGCCACGCTCGCGGGGGCGTTCGCCCGCGCGAAAGTCGAAGGGCTGCAAGGCGGGAGGGTCGACGAGGACGATAGCCACCAAGAGGGCCTCACCAAGGGTGTCGCCGCCTGCGTGAAGCACTTCCCCGCGTACGGCCAGCCCGTCGGCGGCGAGGACGCCGCCCCGGTCGACGTCAGCGAGACGACCCTGCGCGAGCGGTTCCTCCCACCGTTCGAGGACGTCATGGCGGCCGCCCCCGCCGTGATGATGCCGTGTTACAACGCCGTCGGGGTCGAGCCAGCGCATTCCTCCACATGGATGCTCGAGGACCTCTTGCGTGGCGAGTTGGGCTTCGACGGCGCGGTGTTCTCGGACTGGGGCGCGATCCGGATGCTCGACGAGGACCACCACGTCGCTCGCGATCACCGCGAGGCGACGTATCTCGCGCGGCAGGCGGGCGTGGACAGCGCCTCGGTCGACGGGCCGACCCACGCCGAGTCGCTGCTCGACCTCCTGGAGGCGGGCGAACTGTCCGAACAGCGCCTCGATCGACAGGTCGAGCGCATCCTCGCACTGAAATTCGAGCTCGGACTGTTCGAGGACCCCTACGTCGAGGCCGACCGGGTGCGCGATCAGTTGTTCACCGACGAGCACCGCGCGACTGCGCTGGAGGCGGCCCGCGATTCGATGACGCTGCTGGACAACGACGGGGTGCTCCCACTCGATGCGAGTGACGACGTCCTCGTGACCGGCCCGAACGCCGACTCGCTGGTCGGGCAGTGTGGCGGGTGGACCTGGCCCGACGAGGACGGCCTCGCGGGCACGACCGTCCGTGAGGGCCTCGACGATGCCCTCGACGGCGATCTGGTGTACGAGCCCGGTGCGGACTACACCGCCGAGCGCGACCTGGAGGCGGTCGAAACAGCGGCCCGCGACGCCGACGCCGCGGTCGCGGTCGTCGGCGAGGGCTGGTACATCCACGAGTTCGGCGGCGACGGCTCTGGCGACGCCGAGGCCTGGCCCCGACGGGACGACCTCTCGCTCCCACCGGCCCAGCGCCGCCTGCTCGACACGCTGTTCGAGACACCGACTCCGACGGCAGTCGTGCTCGTCTCCGGACGCCCGCTCGCGGTCACCGAGGCCGCCGAGCGCGCCGACGCGGTCCTGATGGCGTACTATCCCGGATCGACGGGTGGGACGGCGGTCGCCGAGACGCTACTGGGCGACGTGAACCCCGGCGGCGCGCTCCCGGTGTCGGTCCCCCGGTCGGCGAGTCGCGTGCCCGAGCGCATCGAGGATCGCCCGCACCCGACGCCGATCGGGAGCGAGCACCACCTCGACAGCTACGATCCCCTGTATCCCTTCGGCCACGGCGAGAGCTACACCGACTTCGAGGTCGGCGCGCCCGAGGCCCCCGCGACGGTCCGGCCCGGCGAGCGGGTGACTGTCGAGGTGCCGGTCGAAAACGTCGGGGATCGCGCGGGCGAGCGCGTCGTCGACGTGTTCGTCCGCGATCGGGTGAGTTCGGTCGTCACACCACGCCACGAACACGTCGGCTTCGATCGCGTCGCGGTCGATCCCGGCGAGACCGAGACCGCGACGGTGGAGTTCGCGGCGTCCGAGCTATCGGTCCAGGACGGGCGCGAGCGACGGATCGAACCCGGCGCATTCGAGGTCATCGTGGGCGAGGAGTCGGCGACGATCGAACTGGAGAGCGACTACTGA
- a CDS encoding Gfo/Idh/MocA family protein produces MSLTVGFLGAGFMGRAHTHALTRLPLTDDRRVERAILLGRDADRTAAAAEHLGFDRATTDRAEAVTACDVFYVLGPNDVHAEASVAALDAGCDVLCEKPLARSATEADRMVAAAEDSDAVTATGFNYRWVPALRYARELIGSGEIGTVRRFRGRYLQNWLLDPDAPWSWRCSADRAGSGALGDLGAHVIDLARWLVGEIAVVDGETTTHVDHRPAPGGTDQRPVTVDDHVSAELAFEDGATGQIECSRVEPGRANDLTVEIVGSEGSIRFSLPRLNELELVDADESGVRRVDVTGPDTPGGERWWPPGHVLGWDHTFVAENAAFLDAVSEREGYTPDFATGRAVQRVLDAIQASAKAGERRSVHSESRRD; encoded by the coding sequence GTGTCACTCACCGTTGGCTTTCTCGGGGCCGGGTTCATGGGCCGCGCCCACACCCACGCCCTCACACGACTGCCGCTGACCGACGACCGACGGGTCGAGCGGGCGATACTGCTCGGGCGTGACGCCGATCGGACGGCCGCGGCCGCCGAGCACCTCGGATTCGATCGCGCGACGACCGACCGCGCGGAGGCGGTCACCGCGTGTGACGTGTTCTACGTCCTCGGGCCGAACGACGTCCACGCCGAGGCGTCGGTCGCGGCGCTGGACGCGGGCTGTGACGTTCTCTGTGAGAAACCGCTCGCGCGCTCGGCCACAGAAGCCGATCGGATGGTCGCCGCGGCCGAGGACAGCGACGCCGTCACCGCAACGGGGTTCAACTACCGGTGGGTGCCCGCGCTCCGATATGCCCGAGAACTGATCGGGTCCGGCGAGATCGGGACGGTCCGACGGTTTCGTGGCCGCTACCTCCAGAACTGGCTGCTCGATCCCGACGCCCCCTGGTCGTGGCGGTGTTCGGCCGACCGGGCGGGCAGCGGCGCGCTGGGCGATCTGGGCGCGCACGTGATCGATCTGGCGCGCTGGCTGGTCGGTGAGATCGCAGTCGTCGACGGCGAGACGACCACCCACGTCGACCATCGGCCCGCCCCCGGCGGAACCGACCAGCGACCGGTGACCGTCGACGATCACGTCAGCGCCGAGTTGGCCTTCGAGGACGGCGCGACCGGCCAGATCGAGTGCTCACGGGTCGAACCGGGCCGGGCGAACGATCTGACGGTCGAAATCGTCGGCTCCGAGGGCTCGATCCGGTTCTCGCTCCCGCGGCTGAACGAACTCGAACTCGTCGACGCCGACGAGTCGGGCGTACGCCGTGTCGACGTCACCGGCCCCGACACACCGGGCGGCGAGCGATGGTGGCCGCCGGGGCACGTCCTGGGCTGGGACCACACGTTCGTCGCCGAGAACGCCGCCTTTCTCGACGCGGTCAGCGAGCGCGAGGGCTACACGCCCGATTTCGCCACCGGGCGGGCCGTCCAGCGCGTCCTCGACGCGATCCAGGCGAGCGCGAAGGCCGGCGAGCGCCGCTCGGTTCACTCCGAGAGTCGGCGGGACTGA
- a CDS encoding ribonucleoside-diphosphate reductase subunit alpha, giving the protein MSQTSPPTTLRSILDRAARETGVDLDDRLDGLASAAERELGPDPDLADRLETTARVASNRIDCDPEFDRLASALLRRRLLYRVTGTDPAPEERPAVYRQQFHDGIDRGIAADRLDPALAARFDLDRLAGALRPARDDQLGYMAVETLRQRYLLRTGPDATPFELPQTFWMRVAMGLAIEESDPTARALEFYEVLSTLEFTPSTPTLFHSGTTTPQLSSCYLTTVPDDLAGIFDAYKHHAQLSKYSGGLGNDWTPVRASGSLIESTGVESTGIVPFLRISNDVTAAINRSGKRRGAACAYLAAWHLDFPDFLDLKRATGDERRRTPDMNTAAWVPDLFMERVADDEEWTLFSPDEVPDLHEAVGEEFAEKYREYERQAAAGELRQSDTLPARELWRTMLTRLFETGHPWITFKDPCNIRSPQDHVGTVRSSNLCTEITLNTGPDEEAVCNLGSVNLATHVADGRLDRDRLADTIETAMRMLDNVVDLCYYPTDDAERSNMRHRPIGLGTMGFHDALTACGVGMATEEAIEYANRWQEFVAYHAILGSSRLAAEREPHPSYEGSKWDRGVFPQDTVDRLEAERGREVPTDREETLDWERVRAHVAEHGMRNSNTMAIAPTATVSTINGTTPSIEPRYSNLYVKSNMSGEFTVINEHLVADLREADLWTDEIREQILYHDGAIQSIAAIPESIRERHRSAFEIDPRHQLRLTAHRGTWIDQSVSHNVFFPGTDGQALDSIYRTAWRLGLKTTYYLRTLGASQIEKSTLDLSEYGRTQRRSDAEDAPSSADAGSPIGAPGGGADTDSTDGQDSTGESNASNASTDEANDSTTDDASEELARLTDPTCDACQ; this is encoded by the coding sequence ATGAGTCAGACATCGCCACCCACGACGCTTCGATCGATCCTCGACCGGGCCGCTCGCGAGACGGGCGTCGACCTCGACGACAGGCTCGACGGCCTCGCCAGCGCGGCCGAGCGCGAACTCGGGCCCGATCCCGATCTGGCCGATCGGCTCGAAACGACTGCGCGCGTCGCCTCGAATCGCATCGACTGCGATCCCGAGTTCGACCGCCTCGCGAGTGCGCTCCTCCGACGCCGTCTTCTCTACCGCGTGACGGGCACGGATCCCGCTCCGGAGGAACGCCCTGCGGTCTATCGCCAGCAGTTCCACGACGGCATCGACCGGGGGATCGCTGCCGACCGCCTCGACCCCGCGCTCGCCGCGCGGTTCGACCTCGATCGGTTGGCCGGCGCGCTCCGGCCCGCCCGCGACGACCAGTTGGGCTACATGGCCGTCGAGACGCTCCGCCAGCGCTATCTCCTCCGGACGGGCCCCGACGCGACCCCCTTCGAGTTGCCCCAGACGTTCTGGATGCGCGTCGCGATGGGGCTCGCCATCGAGGAGTCCGATCCCACTGCCCGCGCCCTGGAGTTCTACGAGGTGCTCTCCACGCTCGAATTCACCCCCTCGACACCGACGCTGTTCCACAGCGGGACGACCACGCCCCAGTTGTCGTCGTGTTATCTGACGACCGTCCCGGACGATCTGGCGGGGATCTTCGACGCGTACAAACATCACGCCCAGCTCTCGAAATACTCCGGTGGGCTGGGCAACGACTGGACGCCGGTCCGCGCGTCGGGGTCGCTCATCGAATCGACGGGCGTCGAATCGACCGGGATCGTCCCCTTTTTGCGGATCTCGAACGACGTCACCGCCGCGATCAACCGCTCGGGCAAGCGCCGCGGGGCGGCGTGTGCGTATCTCGCGGCCTGGCATCTCGATTTCCCGGACTTTCTGGACCTGAAGCGGGCGACGGGCGACGAGCGCCGCCGCACGCCCGACATGAACACCGCCGCGTGGGTGCCCGACCTGTTCATGGAGCGGGTCGCTGACGACGAGGAGTGGACGCTGTTCAGTCCCGACGAGGTGCCCGACCTCCACGAGGCGGTCGGCGAGGAGTTCGCCGAGAAATACCGAGAATACGAACGCCAGGCCGCGGCGGGCGAGTTGCGCCAGTCGGATACCCTCCCCGCCCGCGAGTTGTGGCGGACGATGCTCACGCGCCTGTTCGAGACCGGCCACCCCTGGATCACGTTCAAAGACCCCTGTAATATTCGCAGCCCACAGGACCACGTCGGGACGGTCCGCTCCTCGAATCTCTGTACGGAGATCACGCTCAACACGGGGCCCGACGAGGAGGCCGTCTGCAATCTGGGCTCGGTCAACCTCGCCACCCACGTCGCCGACGGGCGTCTCGACCGCGACCGACTCGCCGACACCATCGAGACCGCGATGCGCATGCTCGACAACGTCGTCGATCTGTGCTATTATCCGACCGACGACGCCGAGCGCTCGAACATGCGCCACCGTCCGATCGGCCTGGGGACGATGGGCTTTCACGACGCACTCACGGCCTGTGGCGTCGGGATGGCCACCGAGGAGGCGATCGAGTACGCCAACCGCTGGCAGGAGTTCGTCGCCTATCACGCCATCTTGGGGAGTTCCCGTCTGGCCGCCGAACGCGAGCCCCATCCGTCCTACGAGGGCAGCAAGTGGGATCGCGGGGTCTTCCCCCAGGACACTGTCGATCGACTCGAAGCCGAGCGCGGGCGCGAGGTGCCGACCGACCGCGAGGAGACTCTGGACTGGGAGCGGGTCCGCGCCCACGTCGCCGAGCACGGCATGCGCAACTCCAACACGATGGCGATCGCACCGACCGCGACGGTCTCGACGATCAACGGGACGACGCCGTCGATCGAGCCCCGGTACTCGAACCTGTACGTCAAGTCCAACATGTCCGGGGAGTTCACCGTGATCAACGAGCACCTCGTCGCGGATCTGCGCGAGGCAGACCTGTGGACCGACGAGATCCGCGAGCAGATCCTCTATCACGACGGCGCGATCCAGTCGATCGCCGCGATTCCGGAGTCGATCCGCGAGCGACATCGGAGCGCCTTCGAGATCGATCCGCGCCACCAGTTGCGCCTGACCGCCCATCGCGGCACGTGGATCGACCAGTCGGTCTCGCACAACGTCTTCTTCCCCGGGACCGATGGGCAGGCCCTGGATTCGATCTATCGGACGGCCTGGCGTCTGGGCCTGAAGACGACCTACTACCTCCGCACGCTCGGGGCCTCCCAGATCGAGAAATCCACGCTCGACCTCTCGGAGTACGGCCGCACCCAGCGTCGCTCGGACGCCGAGGACGCGCCGTCGTCGGCAGACGCGGGATCTCCGATCGGCGCTCCCGGCGGAGGCGCGGACACGGACTCGACTGACGGCCAGGACTCGACCGGCGAATCGAACGCATCGAACGCCTCGACCGACGAAGCGAACGATTCGACGACCGACGACGCGAGCGAGGAGCTTGCTCGCCTCACCGATCCGACCTGTGACGCCTGCCAATAA
- a CDS encoding fumarylacetoacetate hydrolase family protein yields the protein MKRVRFRDDAGNVRGGRWTTIDGDPAVTSAADPVGDGSFDDDTYRLDEVEVLPPSHPTKIVCVGLNYRDHAAEQGKSVPDRPMLFLKTPNTIRGHGATVTLPKGKSRVDHEAELAVVIGQRCRNVDRENAEDVIAGFTCMNDLSNRDDQQREQNWVRAKAFDGAAPLGPLIATPDHVPRDATVECRVNGELRQQSSREEFIFSIPELIEEITAYMTLEPGDVISTGTPAGVGPLEDGDRVEITVEGIGTLANDVESA from the coding sequence ATGAAGCGGGTCCGGTTCCGGGACGACGCGGGGAACGTCCGGGGTGGACGATGGACGACGATCGACGGCGACCCCGCCGTGACGAGCGCCGCCGACCCCGTCGGAGACGGGAGTTTCGACGACGACACCTATCGACTCGACGAAGTCGAAGTGCTCCCGCCCTCCCACCCGACGAAGATCGTCTGCGTCGGCCTGAACTACCGGGATCACGCCGCCGAACAGGGGAAATCGGTGCCCGACCGGCCCATGCTGTTTTTGAAGACGCCGAACACCATCCGTGGCCACGGCGCGACGGTGACACTCCCGAAAGGGAAATCTCGTGTCGACCACGAGGCCGAGCTCGCAGTCGTCATCGGACAGCGCTGCCGGAACGTCGACCGCGAGAACGCCGAGGACGTGATCGCGGGGTTCACCTGCATGAACGACCTCTCGAATCGCGACGACCAGCAGCGCGAGCAAAACTGGGTGCGCGCGAAGGCGTTCGACGGCGCCGCCCCGCTCGGCCCGCTGATCGCCACGCCCGATCACGTGCCACGGGACGCGACCGTCGAGTGTCGTGTCAACGGCGAACTCCGCCAGCAGTCCTCCCGAGAGGAGTTCATCTTCTCGATTCCCGAACTTATCGAAGAGATCACCGCGTACATGACCCTCGAACCGGGCGACGTGATCTCGACCGGGACGCCCGCGGGCGTCGGCCCGCTCGAAGACGGCGATCGCGTCGAGATTACCGTCGAAGGTATCGGGACGCTCGCGAACGACGTCGAATCGGCCTGA
- a CDS encoding ribonucleotide-diphosphate reductase subunit beta: protein MMILDTDAEHDPNKILPIEYDWAREYYTDGVDNNWVPSEIPMQDDVSQWDGDELTDGERRLIEYTLGFFSTAESLTANNIVLALYEYVTAPECRQYLLRQAYEEAIHTDTFIYCCDTLGFDPDHLYGMYDRVPSIEEKDQFVVDLTQSIDHDGFSIDDASDVRALLRDLVGFYVVMEGIFFYAGFAMILNLKRRNRMPGLGQQFEYIMRDESLHVGFGVDLIDAIRREHPEAWTEAFGEEVLELVREAVDLEAIYAREACPPDVPGMDADSFVEYVEYVADRRLGQLDLPEQYGTQNPFPWMSEQADLNKEKNFFETQVTEYRSGGSLEW from the coding sequence ATAATGATCCTCGACACCGACGCCGAACACGACCCGAACAAGATCCTCCCGATCGAGTACGACTGGGCCCGCGAGTACTACACCGACGGCGTGGACAACAACTGGGTGCCCAGCGAGATCCCCATGCAAGACGACGTCAGCCAGTGGGACGGCGACGAGTTGACCGACGGCGAGCGCCGCCTCATCGAGTACACGCTGGGCTTTTTCTCGACGGCGGAATCGCTCACCGCGAACAACATCGTGCTCGCACTCTACGAGTACGTCACCGCGCCGGAGTGTCGCCAGTATCTCCTCCGGCAGGCCTACGAGGAGGCCATCCACACCGACACGTTCATCTACTGCTGTGACACCCTCGGATTCGACCCGGACCACCTCTACGGTATGTACGACCGCGTGCCCTCGATCGAGGAGAAAGACCAGTTCGTCGTCGATCTCACCCAGTCGATCGACCACGACGGCTTTTCGATCGACGACGCGTCCGACGTGCGCGCACTCCTCCGCGATCTCGTCGGCTTTTACGTCGTGATGGAGGGCATTTTCTTCTACGCGGGCTTCGCGATGATCCTCAACCTGAAGCGGCGCAACCGCATGCCGGGCCTGGGCCAGCAGTTCGAGTACATCATGCGCGACGAGTCGCTGCACGTGGGCTTCGGCGTCGATCTGATCGACGCGATCCGCCGCGAGCATCCCGAGGCCTGGACCGAGGCGTTCGGTGAGGAGGTCCTCGAACTCGTTCGCGAGGCGGTCGACCTGGAGGCGATCTACGCCCGCGAGGCCTGCCCGCCCGACGTGCCCGGCATGGACGCCGATTCGTTCGTCGAGTACGTCGAGTACGTCGCGGATCGCCGGCTGGGACAACTCGATCTGCCAGAGCAGTACGGCACCCAGAACCCGTTCCCCTGGATGTCCGAACAGGCCGATCTCAACAAGGAGAAGAACTTCTTCGAGACGCAGGTCACCGAATACCGCAGCGGCGGGTCGCTGGAGTGGTAG